The Chryseolinea soli genome contains a region encoding:
- a CDS encoding type IV toxin-antitoxin system AbiEi family antitoxin domain-containing protein, producing the protein MANKSRFIIAESSIKSFFKNDSTKVYSLAQLDQVLEDNRANWNLPASMNVEKFTEKLTNSEILFKNVFYLEGLKANKERFLSQEASVFQVAVSLINKSYLSHYSAVFLNGLTNQVPKTIYISFEQSKKQNINRTLEQSAINSAFAKPQRKSANTTTFQEYTFLVHNGMYSNRSGVFTLNDLPVTNIERTLIDIAVRPDYAGGVDSVLEAYRRALDKISINKLVAILDRFNFIYPYHQPIGFYLEKAGLDAGKLRVLREKEMRYDFYLTYDMIEKDYDKGWRLYYPKGM; encoded by the coding sequence ATGGCTAACAAATCCCGATTCATAATTGCGGAAAGTAGCATTAAGTCATTCTTTAAGAATGACTCGACTAAGGTTTATAGCCTTGCCCAGTTGGATCAGGTATTGGAGGATAATCGTGCTAACTGGAATCTCCCCGCCTCTATGAATGTTGAGAAATTCACCGAGAAGCTGACAAATAGCGAGATCTTGTTTAAGAATGTGTTCTACTTGGAGGGCTTAAAAGCGAATAAGGAAAGATTTCTCTCTCAGGAAGCTTCGGTTTTTCAAGTTGCTGTGTCGTTGATAAACAAATCGTACTTATCACATTACTCTGCCGTATTCCTTAATGGGTTAACCAACCAGGTCCCTAAGACTATCTACATTTCATTTGAACAAAGTAAGAAGCAGAATATTAACAGAACATTGGAGCAAAGTGCTATCAATTCAGCATTTGCCAAACCTCAGCGAAAATCTGCTAACACTACTACATTCCAGGAATATACTTTTTTGGTGCATAACGGCATGTACTCAAATCGATCCGGAGTATTTACTTTAAATGATCTTCCTGTAACCAACATCGAAAGAACATTAATAGATATCGCTGTGAGACCTGACTATGCTGGCGGCGTTGATTCAGTTCTCGAAGCATACCGACGGGCCTTGGATAAAATATCGATAAATAAACTAGTGGCCATTTTAGACCGATTTAACTTCATATACCCTTATCATCAACCAATTGGCTTTTACTTGGAAAAGGCGGGGCTTGACGCTGGAAAGCTCCGGGTTCTTCGCGAGAAGGAAATGCGATATGATTTCTATTTGACTTATGATATGATAGAAAAAGACTACGACAAAGGGTGGAGACTTTACTATCCTAAGGGAATGTAA
- a CDS encoding RagB/SusD family nutrient uptake outer membrane protein, protein MKRITIISILTIISTIFNACQETLDLQPQDAVSKETFFSNANDFEQAITGLYSGLRSGSADGRGGTYSGGLYWEVAADVMFFQFSWHNPWFDISRGNVNPNTESIGFIWEDAYKTINWANTIIEQYNIKKDILDEELGRDVIGQAHFVRAIAYLRLTSVYGAVPLVDRILTPSEAKLPRTSVEDITNNLVVPDLDIAIENLGELPYSNLWGRATKQAAMGMKVRALLYIKDYDGTVEAAKTLMDFEKSSTVEFLPDFARIFANDNENNGEILFSIKFVGNGTKQGATNSTPFGPNNMPGIASSGINGSWQASAIAPEFINSFPMSDGLPADESPLYDDNNPWANRGVRFESTFYIGGYSTVNGLPFTVESVGTWNSTFKNDYPFNVNKGFMNENIKLNWTNEDDSDDIILRYTDVLLMYAEAKTELGQVDGSVYEIMDMVRDRAGVDLLPRGLGQSQMREAIRNERKWEFAFEGLRYFDMRRWGVAEEAFAAITSDETYNLGSTKVFASGNYLWPIPQFARDANPNLGQNDGY, encoded by the coding sequence ATGAAAAGAATTACAATTATATCTATACTGACTATTATCTCAACGATTTTCAATGCGTGTCAGGAGACTCTTGATCTGCAACCTCAGGATGCGGTGTCAAAGGAAACGTTCTTTAGTAATGCTAACGATTTTGAACAGGCTATCACTGGTCTCTATTCGGGTCTACGGTCGGGTAGTGCCGACGGTCGAGGGGGAACCTATTCTGGGGGATTGTACTGGGAGGTTGCAGCCGATGTTATGTTTTTTCAGTTTTCATGGCATAACCCATGGTTTGATATCTCAAGGGGCAATGTCAATCCGAACACAGAAAGCATTGGGTTTATCTGGGAAGATGCGTATAAAACGATCAATTGGGCCAACACGATTATCGAGCAGTATAACATCAAGAAAGATATTCTTGATGAGGAACTGGGCAGAGACGTGATCGGACAGGCGCATTTTGTCCGTGCTATTGCGTACCTGAGACTTACCAGTGTTTACGGCGCCGTGCCGCTGGTCGACCGCATATTGACGCCTTCTGAAGCTAAGCTCCCCCGGACCTCGGTCGAGGATATTACAAACAATCTTGTCGTGCCGGACCTTGATATTGCAATCGAAAATCTGGGCGAGTTGCCCTACAGCAATCTATGGGGACGTGCCACCAAACAGGCGGCTATGGGAATGAAGGTGCGGGCTCTGCTTTACATCAAGGACTACGATGGAACCGTTGAAGCGGCAAAGACGTTAATGGATTTTGAAAAGAGCTCAACGGTGGAGTTCCTCCCTGACTTTGCACGAATATTTGCCAACGATAACGAGAACAATGGTGAGATACTTTTTAGTATTAAGTTCGTTGGCAACGGGACAAAACAGGGTGCGACTAATTCCACACCTTTCGGTCCCAATAATATGCCGGGCATCGCATCGAGTGGAATAAACGGATCCTGGCAGGCTTCTGCTATCGCACCAGAATTCATCAATTCCTTTCCCATGTCCGATGGCTTGCCCGCCGATGAGTCTCCGCTATACGACGATAACAATCCATGGGCCAACCGTGGCGTACGCTTCGAAAGTACATTTTACATTGGCGGATATTCCACTGTGAACGGCCTGCCTTTTACAGTTGAAAGTGTCGGTACATGGAACAGTACCTTCAAGAACGACTACCCATTCAACGTGAACAAGGGTTTCATGAATGAGAATATAAAACTCAATTGGACCAATGAAGATGATTCAGATGATATCATTCTCAGGTACACAGATGTGTTGTTAATGTATGCTGAGGCAAAGACAGAATTGGGGCAGGTTGATGGCTCTGTTTATGAGATCATGGATATGGTCCGCGACCGGGCAGGGGTCGATCTTTTGCCCCGTGGTCTGGGTCAAAGTCAAATGCGGGAGGCCATCCGAAATGAACGGAAATGGGAATTTGCTTTTGAAGGCCTACGGTATTTTGATATGCGGCGATGGGGAGTTGCTGAAGAAGCATTTGCTGCAATCACTTCCGATGAGACGTACAACCTTGGAAGTACGAAAGTCTTTGCTTCAGGAAATTATCTTTGGCCCATACCGCAGTTTGCAAGAGATGCCAATCCAAACCTGGGACAAAACGATGGATATTAA
- a CDS encoding metallophosphoesterase, with product MRIQVVSDLHQEFGSLDFSFNNADLVIFAGDVNLGTKGIEWIKSVIKDIPVLYVLGNHEYYKGSFPKTLNSIKSQSIDTNVYVLENNSIVINDITFHGATLWTDFALLGDPKINGSICQQKMNDYKYIRRDPSFSKLRSIDTYIIHQASLTWLKSSLELTTTEKNVVITHHAPSIKSIPEKLKDNILSSAYASDLESVILKYQPRYWIHGHIHTPANYQVGNTTVLCNPHGYINEPYNGFDKNMIIEI from the coding sequence ATGCGGATACAAGTCGTTAGTGATTTACATCAGGAGTTTGGATCTCTGGATTTCAGCTTTAATAATGCGGACTTGGTCATCTTTGCAGGCGATGTAAATCTGGGAACTAAAGGAATCGAATGGATTAAATCAGTGATCAAAGATATCCCCGTTCTTTATGTGCTCGGGAATCATGAGTATTACAAAGGAAGTTTTCCTAAGACATTAAACAGCATAAAAAGCCAATCCATTGACACGAATGTTTATGTTCTGGAAAATAACAGTATTGTTATTAACGATATTACTTTTCACGGAGCAACACTATGGACAGATTTTGCATTACTTGGCGATCCCAAAATTAATGGGAGTATCTGCCAGCAAAAAATGAACGACTACAAATATATCCGGAGGGATCCTTCTTTCTCCAAGCTTCGTTCCATTGACACCTATATTATTCATCAGGCGTCTTTGACGTGGCTCAAGTCTAGCCTAGAATTAACGACCACTGAAAAAAATGTTGTAATCACCCACCATGCACCAAGTATTAAATCGATACCCGAAAAACTAAAAGACAACATCCTCTCCAGTGCCTATGCATCCGATTTGGAATCCGTTATCTTAAAATATCAGCCACGCTACTGGATTCATGGACACATCCATACACCGGCCAACTACCAGGTCGGCAACACCACGGTACTTTGTAATCCCCATGGATATATAAATGAACCTTACAACGGCTTTGACAAAAACATGATAATCGAAATTTAA
- a CDS encoding alpha-hydroxy acid oxidase, whose amino-acid sequence MKLQFDTRYPSIEDLRERARQRIPRFAFEYLDGGCNEDVNLEKNTRELREIELIPQYLKPYTTPDLKTELFGHTYDAPFGVAPVGLQGLMWPGATEILAKAAYDHNIPFTLSTVTTASIERVSELTQGRAWFQLYHPAENSLRDNIIKRLTEVQCQVLVLLCDVPSFGFRPRDIRNGLAMPPRMTLQNMLQISLRPTWALQTLFHGQPEFATLKQYMPSGLNMSQLGQFMNRTFSGRLNEQRISAIRNKWNGKLVLKGVASLEDAEMAVRLGLDGIIVSNHGGRQLDAGQSSIRSLAPIVDKFANKIKILMDSGVRSGPDIARALAAGANFTFLGRSFMYGVAALGPSGGNHVISLLKTQLQQVMEQLCCEQVQDLPTHLFIRQKASTLNPPSH is encoded by the coding sequence ATGAAATTGCAATTCGACACACGGTATCCTTCCATCGAGGATTTGCGTGAACGTGCACGACAACGCATTCCCCGTTTTGCCTTCGAATATTTGGACGGGGGCTGCAACGAGGATGTTAACCTAGAGAAGAATACGCGTGAACTGCGCGAGATAGAACTAATACCGCAGTATCTCAAGCCCTACACCACGCCTGATTTAAAGACGGAACTCTTTGGACATACCTATGATGCGCCCTTCGGAGTGGCCCCTGTAGGCCTTCAGGGCCTGATGTGGCCCGGTGCCACGGAAATTCTAGCCAAGGCAGCATACGACCATAACATCCCTTTTACACTTAGCACGGTAACGACTGCAAGCATCGAACGGGTGAGTGAATTAACCCAAGGCAGAGCTTGGTTTCAATTGTACCATCCGGCAGAAAATTCCTTGCGCGACAACATCATCAAACGACTGACCGAGGTCCAATGCCAGGTTTTGGTCTTACTCTGCGACGTTCCTTCTTTTGGATTTCGTCCGCGCGACATCCGTAACGGTTTGGCTATGCCTCCACGGATGACCCTTCAAAACATGTTACAAATTTCATTGCGGCCCACCTGGGCACTTCAAACGCTCTTTCACGGCCAACCCGAATTCGCCACACTCAAGCAGTACATGCCCAGCGGACTTAATATGTCACAACTCGGACAGTTTATGAATCGCACATTTTCTGGCCGGCTCAATGAGCAAAGAATCTCTGCCATACGCAACAAATGGAATGGCAAACTGGTCCTCAAAGGCGTGGCCAGCCTCGAGGATGCCGAGATGGCCGTCAGACTTGGTTTGGATGGCATTATTGTCTCCAATCATGGTGGCCGGCAACTCGACGCCGGTCAATCTTCCATCCGCTCTTTAGCACCAATCGTAGACAAATTTGCGAACAAGATTAAAATACTCATGGATAGCGGCGTTCGTTCTGGGCCGGACATAGCCAGAGCGCTGGCTGCCGGCGCAAACTTCACCTTTCTAGGAAGATCATTCATGTATGGCGTGGCTGCGTTGGGACCGTCTGGTGGCAATCACGTGATCTCGCTGCTCAAGACGCAACTGCAGCAAGTAATGGAACAACTGTGTTGTGAACAGGTTCAAGATCTCCCGACCCATCTTTTCATCCGTCAAAAAGCTTCTACCCTTAACCCACCATCCCATTAG
- a CDS encoding nucleotidyl transferase AbiEii/AbiGii toxin family protein yields the protein MDIHIVNRIKRLAIIALASDDELVEALVLKGGNAIDLSYQQQGIGHGARTSFDLDYSIDHGDFDKDLPIADRIERTLAQTFNEDGYTMIDYSFGPKPKIAREEVADFWGGYKVEFKVISNSLYEENKEDPKKLSRMSIPVNMDNSPKFELEFSKFEFVEKKVEAHVDGFKIYVYTPEMIVFEKVRALCQQLPRYKEVVPSFSPRARAKDFYDIHLMVEQYKIDPGTTENLELIQNIFSAKKVPVGFIKDLQSGSAFHADNWKDVVVTLPASEALETFEYYRDYVVNKFASLTFP from the coding sequence ATGGATATTCACATAGTAAATCGAATAAAGCGGTTAGCCATTATTGCCCTGGCTTCTGATGATGAGCTGGTCGAAGCACTGGTGTTGAAAGGAGGCAATGCGATCGATTTGTCCTATCAGCAACAGGGTATTGGCCACGGCGCCCGAACATCCTTTGATCTGGATTATTCAATTGATCATGGTGATTTCGATAAGGACCTACCTATCGCCGATAGGATAGAACGGACGTTGGCCCAGACCTTTAATGAAGACGGATATACCATGATTGACTATAGTTTTGGCCCCAAGCCGAAGATTGCGCGTGAAGAGGTGGCCGATTTCTGGGGTGGTTACAAAGTCGAATTCAAAGTGATTTCAAATTCCCTTTATGAGGAAAACAAAGAAGACCCGAAGAAATTGAGCAGGATGTCAATTCCTGTGAATATGGATAACTCACCCAAATTCGAACTTGAATTCAGTAAGTTCGAGTTTGTTGAGAAGAAGGTCGAAGCTCATGTGGATGGATTTAAAATTTACGTCTATACGCCAGAAATGATCGTGTTTGAGAAAGTGCGCGCATTGTGCCAGCAGCTGCCTCGTTATAAGGAGGTAGTACCTTCTTTCAGTCCCCGTGCCCGAGCAAAGGACTTCTACGATATTCATTTAATGGTAGAACAGTATAAAATTGATCCGGGGACAACGGAAAACCTGGAGCTGATTCAGAATATTTTTTCTGCGAAGAAAGTCCCTGTAGGTTTTATTAAAGATCTTCAGTCAGGCAGTGCCTTTCATGCTGACAACTGGAAAGATGTTGTAGTTACCTTACCCGCATCAGAAGCATTGGAGACCTTTGAATACTATCGTGATTATGTGGTAAACAAATTTGCGAGCCTTACATTCCCTTAG
- a CDS encoding UxaA family hydrolase, with amino-acid sequence MNTVLKIDDRDNVITALTDLKKGSSIIVQENTYILLDDIPQKHKFFTQDLQKGDPIFMYGVLVGTAQEHLLAGRLMTTSNTKHAAQAYSYKPHNYQWSPPDATRFSARTFLGYHRPDGSVGTANYWLFIPTVFCENRNLDVIREALHNELGYAITDKYKSFTHRLVQAHNNQTNLEDVDLDTFTSTNSHRLFQNIDGVKFLNHTGGCGGTREDAATLSRLLAAYADHPNVGGVTILSLGCQHLQTNQLREDILARNPKFNKPLLIFEQQQIKSEEQLVIQAIRKTFQAMVELNRIERRPAPLNKLCIGVKCGGSDGFSGISANPAVGYAADLLVALGGKVLLAEFPELCGVEQNIIDRCGDQNSAEKFIRLMKEYDAQAHAVGSGFHMNPSPGNIKDGLITDAIKSAGAAKKAGNAPVAEILNYTEPATRAGLSLVCTPGNDVEATTGQAASGATLILFTTGLGTPTGNPVCPTIKLATNTRLAQQMNDIIDIDCGTVIRGKKTIPGLGEEILEYCIRAASGEVVPKAVKLNQDDFIPWKRGVSL; translated from the coding sequence ATGAATACCGTATTAAAAATCGATGACCGCGACAATGTAATTACCGCTCTAACGGACCTCAAAAAAGGATCATCCATCATCGTACAGGAAAATACCTATATACTGCTTGACGATATCCCACAGAAGCACAAGTTCTTCACACAAGATCTTCAAAAGGGCGATCCTATCTTTATGTATGGCGTGCTTGTAGGAACGGCACAGGAGCACCTGCTCGCCGGAAGATTAATGACAACTTCCAACACCAAACACGCAGCACAAGCTTATTCCTATAAACCCCACAACTATCAATGGTCTCCGCCCGATGCAACACGGTTCAGTGCTCGCACCTTTCTTGGGTATCATAGGCCCGACGGCAGCGTGGGAACAGCAAACTACTGGCTTTTCATTCCCACGGTGTTTTGTGAAAATCGCAATCTGGATGTTATCCGCGAAGCACTGCATAACGAACTCGGTTATGCGATCACGGATAAATACAAATCCTTTACCCACCGCCTGGTACAAGCCCACAACAACCAAACCAACCTCGAAGACGTCGACCTCGACACCTTTACTTCCACGAACTCGCATCGCCTTTTCCAAAACATTGATGGCGTAAAATTTCTCAATCACACAGGAGGATGTGGCGGCACTAGAGAAGACGCAGCGACGCTAAGCAGACTGCTGGCGGCATATGCAGATCACCCCAACGTCGGCGGCGTGACCATCTTAAGTCTTGGATGCCAGCACCTTCAAACCAATCAACTACGTGAAGACATCCTGGCTCGAAATCCAAAATTCAATAAGCCGCTACTCATATTCGAACAGCAACAAATAAAAAGCGAGGAGCAGCTGGTCATCCAGGCGATACGAAAAACGTTTCAAGCAATGGTTGAGCTTAATAGAATTGAACGGAGACCGGCGCCACTCAATAAACTTTGCATTGGCGTCAAGTGCGGAGGAAGTGATGGCTTCAGTGGGATCTCTGCAAATCCAGCGGTAGGGTATGCGGCCGACTTACTGGTGGCACTCGGAGGCAAAGTGTTACTGGCAGAATTTCCTGAGCTCTGCGGCGTTGAACAAAATATTATTGATCGCTGTGGGGATCAGAACAGCGCTGAAAAGTTTATCCGGCTCATGAAGGAGTACGACGCCCAGGCACATGCCGTTGGCTCTGGGTTTCATATGAATCCATCACCGGGAAACATCAAAGACGGCCTGATCACAGATGCCATCAAATCGGCAGGTGCAGCCAAAAAGGCAGGTAACGCGCCCGTTGCAGAAATACTTAACTATACAGAACCGGCCACTCGTGCGGGCCTAAGCCTTGTCTGCACACCCGGCAACGATGTGGAAGCAACAACCGGGCAAGCTGCATCCGGCGCTACCTTGATTCTATTTACAACCGGACTTGGAACACCGACCGGGAACCCCGTATGCCCCACTATTAAGCTCGCCACCAACACACGCCTTGCCCAGCAAATGAACGACATCATCGACATTGACTGCGGGACCGTTATTCGAGGCAAGAAAACGATCCCGGGCCTTGGAGAGGAGATTTTGGAATACTGTATACGGGCGGCTAGCGGCGAAGTCGTTCCGAAAGCCGTTAAACTTAATCAAGATGACTTCATCCCCTGGAAGCGTGGCGTGTCATTGTGA
- a CDS encoding SDR family NAD(P)-dependent oxidoreductase, whose amino-acid sequence MFVLTNKKAVITGGASGIGKAITQMFAKQHAEVHIVELNPDNAQHVADEINSSGGKAFVHRCNVADQKNVSNTLSSIGQFQILVNSAGVAHIGKADTTSEEDFDRLVAVNMKGVYNCLHAALPVFINAGGGVILNVASIAASVGLRDRFAYSATKGAVLAMTLSVAKDYLENNIRCNAISPARVHTPFVDGFLKQNYPGNEKEMFEKLSHSQPIGRMGRPEEIAALALYLCSDEAGFVTGNDYLIDGGFVKLNN is encoded by the coding sequence ATGTTTGTACTAACCAACAAGAAGGCTGTCATAACAGGCGGAGCCAGCGGAATCGGCAAAGCCATTACACAGATGTTTGCCAAGCAACATGCCGAGGTCCACATCGTCGAGCTTAACCCAGATAACGCCCAGCACGTCGCTGACGAAATTAATAGCTCGGGAGGAAAGGCATTCGTGCATCGTTGCAACGTCGCCGACCAGAAAAATGTGTCGAACACATTGAGCTCCATTGGACAATTTCAGATTTTGGTAAACTCCGCTGGCGTTGCTCACATCGGCAAAGCGGATACGACCAGTGAAGAAGACTTCGACCGCCTGGTGGCCGTCAACATGAAAGGCGTCTATAATTGCCTGCATGCGGCACTGCCAGTGTTCATAAACGCAGGTGGTGGTGTCATTCTCAATGTCGCATCGATTGCTGCCTCCGTTGGCCTGCGCGACCGGTTCGCATATTCAGCTACCAAGGGAGCTGTATTAGCAATGACACTGTCGGTTGCAAAAGACTACCTCGAAAATAACATTCGCTGTAATGCGATCTCGCCAGCCCGGGTGCACACACCTTTCGTCGATGGATTTTTGAAACAGAACTATCCAGGCAACGAAAAAGAAATGTTCGAAAAACTCTCCCATTCGCAACCCATCGGAAGAATGGGCAGACCGGAGGAGATCGCGGCGCTCGCGCTTTATCTGTGCAGCGATGAAGCAGGCTTTGTTACAGGGAATGACTATCTCATCGATGGGGGATTTGTAAAACTCAACAACTAA
- a CDS encoding fibronectin type III domain-containing protein, translating to MNTYILKTHFFLTALVVVIGGCQEDPHYDPNRPSTPTGLEVTKGDTSVFLSWTAVGDASSYVVVRGLQLIADSLTSPSFVDDFAPDTLTEYRVYAVSRDGWRSYRYASDSGYSAVPSGILPRPPVISASDGSNYKNCTITWSGGRFATSFNIYRDGSLIAEKFVGTSYTDNQAPVTPVEYRVYAVNDNGASTTFASDMGNKGYFFIDTFENDVDGYVINPWTFRVDPAAGYGVAYYTEGSPVVVSGEGYEGSSKALKIVNGKAQLLCDWGGAPVAGKYKITLKVKKANGGFWMVPNFSGAERVNATSDWTSFEIETALITAGSTFNIKVEPDQDGDPAFFDDWAIEYIAP from the coding sequence ATGAACACCTATATTCTGAAAACACACTTCTTCTTAACGGCATTGGTCGTGGTGATAGGAGGCTGCCAAGAGGATCCACATTATGACCCGAATCGGCCCTCAACTCCGACTGGTCTTGAAGTGACAAAAGGGGATACGTCTGTATTCTTAAGTTGGACTGCTGTCGGGGACGCATCCAGCTATGTTGTGGTGAGAGGTTTGCAACTGATTGCCGATAGTCTGACTTCCCCAAGCTTTGTCGATGATTTTGCACCAGATACGTTAACAGAGTATCGGGTGTATGCTGTAAGCAGGGATGGGTGGCGATCATACCGCTATGCCAGTGATTCTGGCTATTCTGCTGTACCTTCTGGTATCTTGCCTCGACCGCCCGTTATTTCAGCATCTGACGGCAGTAACTACAAGAACTGCACTATTACGTGGTCTGGCGGCAGGTTTGCAACCTCTTTCAATATCTATCGAGATGGTAGTCTCATCGCTGAGAAATTTGTCGGAACTTCGTACACCGATAACCAGGCTCCGGTAACGCCTGTGGAGTATCGGGTGTATGCGGTTAATGATAATGGTGCGTCAACTACATTTGCCTCGGATATGGGCAACAAAGGATACTTTTTTATAGATACGTTTGAGAACGACGTGGATGGTTATGTAATTAATCCCTGGACGTTCAGGGTTGACCCGGCGGCTGGATATGGCGTCGCCTATTATACGGAAGGTAGTCCGGTGGTTGTTTCTGGAGAAGGCTATGAAGGCTCCTCAAAGGCACTTAAAATAGTAAACGGCAAAGCCCAGCTTTTATGCGACTGGGGTGGTGCTCCGGTTGCCGGAAAGTATAAAATCACTCTAAAGGTTAAGAAGGCGAACGGAGGATTCTGGATGGTTCCCAACTTTTCCGGGGCGGAGCGCGTCAATGCTACGAGCGATTGGACATCCTTCGAGATAGAGACTGCTTTGATTACTGCCGGATCAACGTTTAATATTAAAGTCGAGCCTGACCAAGACGGCGATCCAGCGTTTTTTGACGATTGGGCGATCGAATATATAGCACCGTAG
- a CDS encoding fumarylacetoacetate hydrolase family protein, protein MKLFRFGPLGKERPGVIIAQARLDVSRFGEDYNERFFESDGLARLEKWLGANLENCPVVPPDARLGSCISRPSKIICVGLNYVRHAHETNAPIPKEPILFFKSTTALCGPYDNVVIPKRSFKTDWEVELAVVIGKVARHVEERRALDFVAGYALHNDYSERAFQLERGGQWVKGKSADTFAPLGPLLVTADEIEDPNNLSLWLTVNNERLQDSTTSDMIFPVPVLISYISQFMTLLPGDVISTGTPSGVGLGLKPPRFVRPGDVIELGIDRLGTQRQIAVSYEEQPA, encoded by the coding sequence ATGAAATTATTTCGATTTGGCCCCCTGGGCAAAGAACGTCCCGGAGTGATCATAGCACAGGCAAGGCTCGACGTCTCCAGATTTGGCGAGGATTACAATGAGCGTTTTTTTGAAAGCGATGGGCTTGCCAGGCTTGAAAAATGGCTCGGCGCGAATTTAGAAAACTGTCCTGTGGTACCGCCAGATGCCCGGCTCGGTTCCTGCATAAGCCGGCCAAGCAAAATCATCTGCGTCGGCCTTAACTATGTCCGACATGCCCATGAGACCAACGCGCCCATTCCGAAAGAACCTATACTATTCTTCAAGTCTACAACGGCATTATGCGGTCCTTACGATAACGTAGTCATTCCAAAGAGATCATTCAAAACGGATTGGGAAGTCGAACTCGCCGTCGTCATAGGCAAAGTAGCAAGACATGTTGAGGAGCGCCGTGCACTCGACTTCGTCGCCGGATACGCCTTGCATAACGACTACAGTGAACGTGCCTTTCAATTGGAACGAGGCGGCCAGTGGGTAAAAGGAAAAAGCGCCGATACCTTCGCGCCACTGGGCCCGCTGCTGGTGACCGCGGATGAAATCGAAGACCCCAACAATCTGTCCCTGTGGCTGACGGTGAATAACGAAAGGCTGCAGGACTCGACCACCAGTGACATGATATTCCCGGTACCGGTTCTAATTAGCTATATTAGCCAATTCATGACGCTCTTACCAGGGGATGTGATCTCTACTGGAACCCCTTCCGGGGTTGGACTGGGATTGAAACCCCCGCGATTCGTTCGCCCAGGCGACGTCATTGAACTCGGTATCGACAGGTTAGGCACCCAACGACAGATCGCTGTATCCTATGAGGAGCAACCTGCCTAA